The following coding sequences lie in one Homalodisca vitripennis isolate AUS2020 chromosome X, UT_GWSS_2.1, whole genome shotgun sequence genomic window:
- the LOC124369956 gene encoding uncharacterized protein LOC124369956: MIPNTVWYLFLISLSVQMFVYCEEDDKKSELVLLDFTSVPTLHGWSEMSDMIRLIGKSKAVLVLQKTLRFQRAVLFTMLNPQPDGAGFAGFRTDREFDLSDYHSLQMMCRGQGDHFGYKVVLRHWGENTDPFPSYEHMFQAPMRKFDIVTLPLHHFEAYYRGRKKNNSIPLDKSKISSFELQMYGGVYLPVKQWGTSSLEIDWVKAV, encoded by the exons ATGATTCCAAACACagtttggtatttatttttaataagtcttTCGGTccaaatgtttgtttattgtgaAGAAGATGATAAGAA GTCAGAGCTTGTTTTGCTGGACTTTACCTCGGTTCCGACCCTTCATGGATGGTCAGAGATGTCAGATATGATCAGACTCATTGGCAAGTCCAAGGCAGTTCTGGTTCTCCAGAAGACTCTCAGATTCCAAAGGGCTGTGTTGTTCACAATGCTTAATCCTCAACCAG ATGGCGCTGGATTTGCAGGTTTCCGGACAGACCGGGAGTTTGACCTGAGTGATTACCACAGTCTGCAGATGATGTGTCGCGGCCAAGGAGACCATTTCGGGTACAAGGTAGTGCTCAGGCACTGGGGTGAGAACACCGACCCGTTCCCTTCGTATGAACACATGTTTCAG GCTCCAATGCGTAAATTTGACATTGTAACACTTCCTCTCCACCACTTTGAGGCTTACTATCGAGGCCGCAAGAAAAACAACTCCATACCTCTGGACAAGTCGAAGATCTCAAGCTTCGAGCTGCAGATGTATGGAGGAGTCTACCTTCCTGTCAAACAGTGGGGCACATCCTCCTTGGAGATTGACTGGGTCAAAGCGGTTTAA